In a single window of the Canis lupus dingo isolate Sandy chromosome 18, ASM325472v2, whole genome shotgun sequence genome:
- the GPR22 gene encoding G-protein coupled receptor 22, which yields MCFSPILEINMQSESNITVRDDIDDIDTNMYQPLSYPLSFQVSLTGFLMLEIVLGLGSNLTVLVLYCMKSNLINSVSNIITMNLHVLDVIICVGCIPLTIVILLLSLESNTALICCFHEACVSFASVSTAINVFAITLDRYDISVKPANRILTMGRAVMLMISIWIFSFFSFLIPFIEVNFFSLQSGNTWENKTLLCVSTNEYYTELGMYYHLLVQIPIFFFTVIVMLITYTKILQALNIRIGTRFSTGQKKKARKKKTISLTTQHETTDMSQSSGGRNVVFGVRTSVSVIIALRRAVKRHRERRERQKRVFRMSLLIISTFLLCWTPISVLNTTILCVGPSDLLVKLRLCFLVMAYGTTVFHPLLYAFTRQKFQKVLKSKMKKRVVSIVEADPMPNNAVIHNSWIDPKRNKKITFEDSEIREKCLVPQVVTD from the coding sequence ATgtgtttttctcccattctggaaATCAACATGCAGTCTGAATCTAACATTACAGTGCGAGATGACATTGATGACATCGACACCAATATGTACCAACCACTGTCATATCCATTAAGCTTTCAAGTGTCTCTCACCGGATTTCTTATGTTAGAAATTGTGTTGGGACTTGGCAGCAACCTCACCGTATTGGTACTTTACTGCATGAAATCCAACTTAATCAACTCTGTCAGTAACATTATTACAATGAATCTTCATGTACTTGATGTAATAATTTGTGTGGGATGTATTCCTCTAACTATAGTTATCCTTCTGCTTTCACTGGAGAGTAACACTGCTCTCATCTGCTGTTTCCATGAGGCCTGTGTATCTTTTGCAAGTGTCTCAACAGCAATCAACGTTTTTGCTATCACTTTGGACAGATATGACATCTCTGTAAAACCTGCAAACCGAATTCTGACAATGGGCAGAGCTGTAATGCTAATGATATCCATttggattttttcatttttctctttcctgataCCCTTTATTGAGGTAAATTTTTTCAGTCTTCAAAGTGGAAATACGTGGGAAAACAAGACGCTTTTGTGTGTCAGTACAAATGAATACTACACTGAACTGGGAATGTATTATCACCTGCTAGTACAGATCCCGATATTCTTTTTCACTGTCATAGTCATGTTAATCACATACACCAAAATCCTTCAGGCTCTTAATATTCGAATAGGCACAAGATTTTCAACAGGgcagaagaagaaagcaagaaagaaaaagacaatctctcTAACCACACAACATGAGACCACAGACATGTCACAAAGCAGTGGTGGGAGAAATGTGGTCTTTGGCGTGAGAACTTCAGTCTCTGTAATAATTGCCCTCCGGCGAGCTGTGAAACGACACCGTGAACGACGAGAAAGGCAAAAAAGAGTCTTCAGGATGTCTTTATTgattatttctacatttcttctCTGCTGGACACCAATTTCTGTTTTGAATACCACCATTTTATGCGTAGGCCCAAGTGACCTTTTAGTAAAACTAAGGTTGTGTTTTCTAGTCATGGCTTATGGAACAACTGTATTTCACCCTTTATTATATGCATTCACCAGACAAAAATTTCAGAAGGTcttgaaaagcaaaatgaaaaagcgAGTTGTTTCCATAGTGGAAGCTGATCCTATGCCTAATAATGCTGTAATACACAATTCCTGGATAGATcctaaaaggaacaaaaaaattacctttgaagatagtgaaataagagaaaaatgtttagtACCTCAGGTTGTCACAGACTAG